The DNA region TCATGTTCGAGCTTTCTGAATGAAAAAGATCTTGATAGAGAGTAATTTTCTCTTAAATAGGTCTTACGCGGTGCTCCTACCGAATTAGTTGGAACCTCAAAGGAATACAGAATACCGGAttgaaaatacattaaaaaaataaagagagaagGAAAAGATAAAAGGTTAGGAATTTGGAAGGAACCTGGAAAATGCCTTGCAACTATCACGTAATACTAAAAGAAGAAACTCAATCGGGGGATCAACATATTCAAGAAGTAAGAATAGTTCTAAAGACAACTCTGGATTGAAGGACATGAATATCTGATAAATTTATCCATTCATTTGCTATATAAAAAGACTAAAGAAACTTTCTTATTGTTTTTTAGTTCGACTTCTTAATACCATGTCCAATCAATCATGAAAAACAATAATTATGTGTATATCCTTAGAATAGATCATGACAAATTAATTCTTATATGTGTAAATTGGCAAAGCACTAACATGAAGTTGACATTGACTGATAAATCCTTATATAAATACCATTTATCTATACTAAAGGGGCTATTTTAAAGAAGCTATTGAGTTTGAAGATTCAATACTATCTTGGCGATGATTAGAGATCGCCGTAACATGTATACTGGCTCAAACCTGACCTCGGTTGGGTTAAACTTAATGTGGATGGCTGTAGTAAAGGGAACCCGAGATCTTCAGGAGGGGGTGGCATTATTAGAGATCATAATGGATCCGTGATATGTGCTTTTGCTGAGTATTATGGGGATTGCAGTAACAATCTTGCAGAAGCTAAGGCAATGCTTAGAGGTATCATTCTATGTATCAATAATGGTTTCACTAACGTGATAGTTGAATCAGACTCTATGATTATTCTAAATTTGATCAAGAGAATTAAAAAGCCACCTTGGCAGCTAAATCACATTATTGAACAAGTTATGGATTTGATCAAGAATGACAACTTTATCTTCTGTCACGCTCTTAGAGAGGGTAACAACACTGCAAACATGCTGGCAAATCTAGGAGAGGAGGCCAAGAATACATTTATCTTCAGTGGGACTGTTTCTATTCCTTCTAATATTAGAGCCTCAATAAAGTTAGAAACTGATGGACTACCAAACTTCAGATTCGGCAAAAAGAAGAACAAATATGTCATTCATGACAGTGGATAATCTTTTGTTAATACTCTCCACTATGTACATAGCGTCACTTAGCGATGCTACAAATCCCTTAGGGGATTTTCAACACTTTTATGCACATGCTGGATATTTTTGCTTTCATATTTATCAtaggttggtgatagccaattctcATCCTGTTTTGGGGGCTAAGGTTTATGTCCTCCTCCGTGTAATTATGATTTTTGGTAAATATACAGGTTGGAGTCACTGCCTAAACTCCTCCATCATATAGATGGAACCttcgagaaaaaaaaaaaaacttggcgATGATTTATGACGTTTGTGGACCATATGAGCCTGATTTCGGTACGATCACTATGGTTAAGTGTTAAAAAGTGTATATACAAAACATAAGAACTAATACTATACAAATTGTTTGAATTtgttgttgcttttttttttttaaacccgaAAATTCAATTCTATGTTCAGTATTATGTTACCTCATTTGAATTTAAGATTGTGCATGCGATCAAATTGGACCATCATCTGTCGGGAAAAATGAAATTGAACATCAACACTTGAAGGCAGGAGAAGAAGCTAGctatgccattttttttttaatacagaCAAGATGGATTTGAAAACCAAAATATAGAAATTATAaatataagaagaaaaaaaacacaGCTTTATAGAATAGATATCACGCAGTAACATGATGGCTAAATGGTAAAGAGATAAGGGAAGATTAAAGGGGTAGGAATTTGGAAGGAACCCACAAATGCCTTGCAAGTGTAATATTTAGTAAATTCACATGAAAGTTATTGTTAAatgaattactccctccgtccctaAATATATACTTGTCACGTTTCACTTCTTGAGAGTCAATTTGATTAATTCTGGagctaaattaaattagattagtttaatattttaaaattaaaatttagatattccaaaattatacaaaaagtactataagttgcaactcTTCTTATAccaatatggtaaaaagaatacatcttaaaatattgatcaaaattCATATAGTTTGACTCTAGAAAAACATAATATTTggtgacggagggagtacatcacaatatttgtttttctttctaCGTGAAGAATtaatgaaaaattaaaatatagtaTTTTAGAATCTCTGCCATAAAAATCAACGAGAAAAAAATCTCATATTTTTCTTTAGAAGAAACTACCTATGATCCAATAATTGCATATCCTCTGATGTGCCTGGATTATTTAAGAGGACCTTACTAAATACCTAGACTAAAGCAATCTAATTTACTTCTATATTAATGAAATTTAGAGCAAAAagcttttgaaataaaataaagatacTTAAATACAAGCTTTGGTTTATTagcattcccttttttttttccacatcAGCAGGAATTAGCAAAACAAAACATTGTTACATGAATTACACCAAAACAATTCAGCCTCAACTCTGGAAGCTGAttaaagggggaaaaaaaaaacatttagtcATAGGCAGAAAAAAAATACACATAACTTATTGAGTAAATGCCTTAAACCCTATGCTGCTCGGATTATCCAAAAATATTGTTGTGCGTGTCAGATCCTctaaaaatgcactacttttggaagATTATGCACATGGACCGTTATAATTTTTTAATAGCCCCAGTAACATAACTTAAATAAAAAATACAATTCTTACAAATATTTAACAAAGGGCTGAAGCTCATTTCTTGTGCTTGGATGATCCCATTCCAAAGATTCCCACCATTCTTTATCATTTGAATGTATAGCAATTTCTTTGAGTGTAGAGGGAATTTTGAGTTTCTCATCTTCCTCTTCAGGGGAAAAAAAGAAAGGCAATTTCCTTAACTTACCACATTCCTTTATTGACACTTTCTTGATTGAGTTACAAACCATTTTTCCAGTGCATATGCTTTTCAATTCTGGCAAAGACCATAAGCATATTCTTGTCAATTTTGGAAGGACGACGAGTCCATCATTTTCGTCTACAATTATTTCCTCTATTTGACTACAAGAAAGGACATATATCCTCTCAAGATTTTGCAGGTTCGAGCATAGATTGATTGGAAGTAGCTTCTTGATATTGTGACATCTTTCGATTCGTATCATTCTAAGGAAGGAAAAAATACCAGGCAGAGGAATTGAAGAACTCAAACTTGTTTCCCACTCGTTGAAAATACCAATAAAACTAGGCAATTCAAGGAGATCAAGATGCTCGAGAGAATGAAATGAGACGGATTCTTGTCCCTCTTTTACCTTGATAAGGTACTCTATTTTGTTGCACCAGCGAACTTTGAAGTACTTTAGATCTTTAGAATCATAAAGACATGGCAAACAATCCGAAAGACAGCCACTGAAGTTATTGCAGCTCTCAATTTTTAAGTGTTGAATGTCTTGTGGAAGCGATAATACTTCATCTTCTTTTCCAAGTCCATAACACTTGACTAATTTATCCGAAATTCTTCCATGATTGAATTGGATTTGTGTCATTGGTCCTAAGCCATCATAGTCACCTACTAATATTCTGTAAAACCCAAGGCATCCCTCATTTTCTTGAGCTATGATGAATCGGTTGAAGTCATGAATATTAGAGAACCTGCCTTGAAATTCTTCCAACTCTTTTAGCATCTCTAGTTGCTCACCTTGTACGTCCATATGATGCGATAAGACTAGGCGTAGCAGAGTGGAGAGCTGAGGCAATATCCCTATTGGTATTTTCTCGACCCAACGCGTTGCATACATATTCAGGCATTTGAGGCTCAACAGAGCCTCAAGGGATTCAGGCAGAGTCTGAATCCCGGTGCCACTTAAGTCCAATTCTTGCAATGACTTGAGTTTTTCCAAAGTTGGAATTGATCTAAGATTCCAACAAAATGCAAGCAAGAGCGCGGTGAGATTCTCCAAGTCGGATACAGAATCAGGCAATTTCTCAATGCAAGTATGGCCTAAATCAAGAACACGTAACTCCTTCATGTGCTCGAAGAAAGAATCTGGAATTTTCCATAAGTGATAATTCTGCTGCAACATCAAGGTTGTCAGTCTAGGACAATTAGCTGATGTTCCTGGTGGAATTTCAGCTATGTTGTTCCTCATTAGAGATACCTGTTAGGAGCAAAAATTTAGAcgaaaattattatttttgttcCAAGATCTATCATATCAAATTATTAAGAAAATAAACAAAATGCAGAAGTGTACATGAATCCATGAGTATTAACAAATTTCTTCATTCTTACAGCTATTGATCTTCCAAACCAAAGACGTACAAATGTCATAATCATATGTCCAATTTGGAGACCATAACCCTAGTTATAATTGTGCGTTGTTTCGTTATTTCTAGTTTAGCTCATCATTATACATAAAAACTCATACTTAGTGAGGTGTCTTAGGCCGATTCAACGTTAAATGTTAACAAATTGCTTTTAATTATAACAAAACCTTGtaataataacaaataacaatacCTTGTCCAAATTTTCCAGCCATTCATCCTCCATTGGTGCATCATTCAGTTGAACTCCAGCTTTCACCATAAATATAGGATTTTCTTTAGTGATCCTAAGCGCCATATCTCTAATCAGATTGTGCATTTTCACACATTGATTACCTTCACTGTCTATGCCACTTTCCAACAAACATACACCTTCCAATCTGTTCAATATTTCATATCCCTCTGCAAATTCTGCCTCGCGAGTCTCTCGTTCATCGATTAGCCCCTCTGAGATTAACCTACTTATCAATTGATCCTTAGATATTTTCTCATCTTCTGGATACAAACAACAATACAAGAAACATTGTTGTAGCTTTTGTTCCTTCAAGCAGTTAAAACTATATaacaacatattcataacatcATTGTTCTCCCCTTTAACTGACTCTTGAATAGTAATATTTTCCAAAGCCTTTCTCCATTGATCAACATTATCCAATTCCAATTCTCTTAGTCTTGTAGCTATTGTAATAATTCCAAGTGGAAGGCCACTAGTACAATTATTTACCATAGATTTGGCAATTCCTTCAACTTCTAGAGGAATCACTTGCTCATTTCCAAGATTTTCTATAAACAAACTCC from Lycium barbarum isolate Lr01 chromosome 10, ASM1917538v2, whole genome shotgun sequence includes:
- the LOC132612702 gene encoding probable disease resistance protein At4g27220; this translates as MEANEAGESFFPTKLFGQENKRTCERIWRCLKKDKVTSIGIYGVKGVGKTTLAKLINHILEQKTQSQVFWINVSQQCNIKGLQGDIALALGLDLLVEQDEEKRAIALHESFKRKKDFVLILDDVLEDVPLKMLENLGNEQVIPLEVEGIAKSMVNNCTSGLPLGIITIATRLRELELDNVDQWRKALENITIQESVKGENNDVMNMLLYSFNCLKEQKLQQCFLYCCLYPEDEKISKDQLISRLISEGLIDERETREAEFAEGYEILNRLEGVCLLESGIDSEGNQCVKMHNLIRDMALRITKENPIFMVKAGVQLNDAPMEDEWLENLDKVSLMRNNIAEIPPGTSANCPRLTTLMLQQNYHLWKIPDSFFEHMKELRVLDLGHTCIEKLPDSVSDLENLTALLLAFCWNLRSIPTLEKLKSLQELDLSGTGIQTLPESLEALLSLKCLNMYATRWVEKIPIGILPQLSTLLRLVLSHHMDVQGEQLEMLKELEEFQGRFSNIHDFNRFIIAQENEGCLGFYRILVGDYDGLGPMTQIQFNHGRISDKLVKCYGLGKEDEVLSLPQDIQHLKIESCNNFSGCLSDCLPCLYDSKDLKYFKVRWCNKIEYLIKVKEGQESVSFHSLEHLDLLELPSFIGIFNEWETSLSSSIPLPGIFSFLRMIRIERCHNIKKLLPINLCSNLQNLERIYVLSCSQIEEIIVDENDGLVVLPKLTRICLWSLPELKSICTGKMVCNSIKKVSIKECGKLRKLPFFFSPEEEDEKLKIPSTLKEIAIHSNDKEWWESLEWDHPSTRNELQPFVKYL